A genomic region of Cannabis sativa cultivar Pink pepper isolate KNU-18-1 chromosome 1, ASM2916894v1, whole genome shotgun sequence contains the following coding sequences:
- the LOC115707813 gene encoding pectinesterase, producing MAISHHEPLIKSPKTNTSHTKTLLLVLISFVAIISTTFFAFNSIKTTSFTPYSLASHVCDKSIEKESCLSMVLSTAARSSQISSSHNKIHHLLNTFLQKTTPQITEALNIANVVSRQINTMSPTDRAALNDCVDLLDISRERVTDSITSLYSHSYDDAHAWLSAVLTNHATCLDGLEEGSDIRTIMEPKLKELISRARTSLSLIVSVKPVEELLEEPLNGDEFPTWVKAGDRRLLESSGNAIKANIVVAKDGSGKFKTINEAVAAVPDKSTSRFVIYVKKGVYKEKVEIGKNKKNVMLVGDGMDATIITGSLNVVDGSTTFNSATVVAVGDGFIAQDIGFQNTAGPEKHQAVALRVGADQTVINRCRIDAYQDTLYAHTNRQFYRDSSITGTVDFIFGNAAVVLQNCKLIVRKPMKGQKNMVTAQGREDPNQNTGTSIQKCDIIASSDLEPVKAQFPSYLGRPWKMYSRTVVMQSNIGDVIVPAGWFEWAGDFALKTLYYGEYLNTGPGAGTSKRVKWAGYRVMSAAEAQKFTVAQLIQGGVWLKSTGVTFTEGL from the exons ATGGCAATAAGCCATCATGAGCCTCTAATCAAATCCCCCAAAACTAATACTTCCCACACAAAAACTCTTCTCCTAGTTCTCATCTCCTTTGTTGCTATTATAAGCACAACTTTCTTTGCTTTCAATTCCATCAAAACGACCTCGTTTACTCCTTATTCACTAGCATCACACGTCTGTGATAAATCCATAGAAAAAGAATCATGTTTATCTATGGTCTTATCAACAGCCGCAAGATCATCCCAAATATCATCATCACACAACAAAATTCACCACCTTTTAAATACCTTCCTACAAAAAACCACACCTCAAATAACCGAAGCTCTTAACATAGCCAACGTTGTCAGCCGTCAGATCAACACGATGAGTCCAACTGATCGTGCGGCTCTAAATGACTGCGTTGACTTACTTGACATTTCAAGAGAAAGAGTTACTGACTCAATTACGAGTTTGTACTCTCATTCCTACGATGACGCCCATGCATGGCTCAGTGCCGTTCTCACCAACCATGCCACGTGTTTAGATGGGCTCGAAGAAGGCTCAGATATCAGAACCATAATGGAGCCAAAGCTGAAAGAGTTAATATCAAGGGCAAGAACGTCATTATCTCTAATAGTGTCAGTTAAGCCGGTGGAAGAGTTGTTAGAAGAGCCATTAAACGGGGATGAATTTCCCACGTGGGTTAAAGCGGGTGACCGAAGGCTTTTGGAGAGTTCGGGTAACGCTATCAAAGCCAATATTGTTGTGGCCAAGGATGGTAGTGGAAAGTTTAAGACGATTAATGAAGCTGTGGCTGCTGTACCTGATAAAAGCACGAGCAGATTTGTTATTTATGTGAAAAAGGGTGTTTATAAGGAGAAAGTTGAGATtggaaagaacaagaaaaatgtTATGCTTGTTGGTGATGGTATGGATGCCACTATCATCACTGGTAGTCTTAATGTTGTTGATGGTTCCACCACTTTCAACTCAGCAACAGTag TTGCTGTTGGTGATGGATTTATAGCCCAAGACATAGGTTTCCAAAACACAGCTGGCCCAGAAAAGCACCAAGCGGTAGCACTTCGGGTCGGGGCAGATCAAACCGTCATAAACCGGTGTCGTATTGATGCTTATCAAGACACTCTTTACGCTCACACAAATAGGCAATTCTATAGAGATTCTTCCATTACAGGCACAGTGGACTTCATATTTGGAAATGCAGCTGTGGTTTTGCAGAACTGTAAATTGATTGTCCGAAAGCCCATGAAAGGTCAGAAAAATATGGTCACGGCCCAAGGTAGAGAAGACCCAAACCAGAACACAGGTACCTCAATTCAGAAATGTGACATCATTGCCAGTTCTGATTTGGAGCCCGTTAAGGCCCAATTCCCCTCCTATTTGGGCCGTCCATGGAAGATGTACTCTAGAACTGTTGTTATGCAGTCTAACATTGGTGATGTCATTGTTCCAGCTGGATGGTTCGAGTGGGCCGGGGATTTCGCTTTGAAAACGTTGTATTATGGAGAGTATTTGAACACAGGCCCAGGAGCTGGAACCAGCAAGAGAGTTAAATGGGCCGGTTATCGTGTGATGAGTGCAGCAGAAGCCCAAAAGTTCACAGTAGCCCAATTGATTCAAGGTGGAGTTTGGTTGAAATCCACTGGTGTGACTTTCACTGAGGGACTATAA
- the LOC115707815 gene encoding nuclear transport factor 2B, with the protein MVVSHFMSKAIPCFHILVWPIWGVLKEERNSIKMDQEQVEMVGRMFVDRYYQLFDNDRASVSLFYQPNSMLNFEGQKILGVDNISSKLNQLPFEKCRHDISTVDSQPSSTSTGSIVVFVSGSLQLVGEEHSLRFNQMFHLVPIGQESFFVQNDIFRLNYG; encoded by the exons ATGGTAGTAAGTCACTTCATGTCAAAAGCAATTCCATGTTTCCATATATTGGTATGGCCAATATGGGGAGTACTGAAAGAAGAGAGGAATTCAATTAAGATGGATCAAGAACAAGTTGAAATGGTTGGGAGAATGTTCGTGGATCGGTACTACCAGCTATTCGACAACGATAGAGCTTCGGTTTCTTTGTTTTATCAGCCTAACTCAATGCTCAACTTTGAAGGCCAGAAAATACTTGGTGTTGATAACATATCTTCTAAGCTTAATCAATTACCCTTTGAGAAATGCAGACATGATATCAGCACCGTCGATTCGCAGCCCTCGTCTACTTCAACCGGTAGCATTGTGGTGTTTGTTAGTGGCAGCCTTCAGTTGGTAGGGGAAGAACACTCCTTAAGATTCAATCAG ATGTTTCATTTGGTTCCAATTGGACAAGAAAGTTTCTTTGTGCAGAACGATATATTTCGCCTCAATTATGGCTGA
- the LOC115707814 gene encoding probable dolichyl-diphosphooligosaccharide--protein glycosyltransferase subunit 3B, which yields MTSFRTLTLTHFFLFIVLFSSVTHNVSSDSGSDRVSELLELQSRSKSGVIHLDDHSISRFLKSVKTPRPYSLLLFFDATQLHDKQELHLKDLQKEFGIVASSFITNNQDPSSPSHAKIFFCDIEFKESQNSFASFGVNALPHIRLIGPNHGLKDSDQMDQGDFSRLAESMAEFIESRTKLVVGPIHRPPMFSRNQIIFAVIAWLVWLPFIVKKVLSGKTLVHDPKLWLSGAVFVYFFSVSGAMHNIIRKMPMFLADRNDPNKLVFFYQGSGMQLGAEGFAVGFLYTIVGVLLALVTRGLVKVRNPTVQRLVMIIALFVSFWAVKKVVYLDNWKTGYGVHAFWPSSWQ from the coding sequence ATGACATCGTTTCGAACCCTAACCCTAACCCATTTCTTCCTCTTCATCGTTCTCTTTTCTTCAGTGACCCACAATGTATCCTCCGATTCTGGCAGCGATCGAGTTTCGGAGCTCCTAGAACTGCAATCCCGATCCAAATCGGGAGTGATCCACCTCGACGATCACTCCATCTCTCGCTTCCTCAAATCCGTCAAAACCCCAAGGCCGTACTCGCTCCTTCTCTTCTTCGATGCAACACAGCTTCATGACAAGCAGGAGCTCCACCTCAAGGACTTGCAAAAGGAGTTCGGCATTGTCGCTTCCTCATTCATCACCAACAATCAAGACCCATCTTCCCCTTCCCATGCCAAGATCTTCTTTTGCGACATTGAGTTTAAAGAGTCCCAGAATAGTTTTGCTAGCTTTGGCGTCAATGCCCTCCCTCATATCAGGCTTATCGGACCCAATCACGGCCTCAAAGATTCTGACCAGATGGACCAGGGCGATTTCTCCAGATTGGCTGAATCTATGGCCGAATTCATTGAATCGAGGACTAAGCTTGTTGTGGGTCCGATCCATCGTCCGCCAATGTTTTCCAGGAATCAAATAATTTTCGCCGTTATCGCGTGGCTGGTTTGGTTGCCATTTATTGTGAAAAAGGTTCTCAGTGGGAAGACTTTGGTTCACGACCCAAAGCTTTGGTTGTCCGGTGCGGTTTTCGTTTACTTCTTCAGTGTTTCTGGAGCGATGCACAACATAATTCGAAAGATGCCCATGTTCTTGGCGGACCGAAACGATCCAAACAAGCTAGTATTTTTCTATCAGGGCTCGGGAATGCAGCTTGGAGCAGAGGGTTTTGCAGTTGGGTTTCTGTACACCATTGTTGGGGTGTTACTGGCTTTGGTTACCCGCGGTCTTGTTAAGGTTCGGAATCCGACGGTGCAGCGTTTGGTTATGATTATTGCACTTTTCGTTTCATTTTGGGCGGTAAAGAAGGTAGTCTACTTAGATAACTGGAAGACAGGTTATGGAGTCCATGCTTTCTGGCCCTCGAGTTGGCAGTAA
- the LOC115707816 gene encoding probable xyloglucan endotransglucosylase/hydrolase protein 8, translating to MHNSTHFHSGSQAEKAPPFPAFSAISLKMAKRVSSMPILLLIAALMAASSYVSKAAADPKASFEDNFDIMWSEDHFTTSTDGQIWHLSLDNETGCGFQTKQKYRFGWFSMKLKLVGGDSAGVVTAYYMCTENGAGPERDEVDFEFLGNRTGQPYLIQTNIYKNGTGNREMRHELWFDPTEEFHTYSVLWNSHQIVFFVDKIAVRVFKNNGKENNFFPDSKPMYLFSSIWNADDWATRGGLEKTDWKKAPFVSSYKEFSVDACQWEDPFPACVSTTTKNWWDQYPAWHLSDSQKLDYAWVQRNLVIYDYCKDKERFPTLPEECSLSPWD from the exons ATGCACAACTCAACTCATTTCCACTCCGGGAGTCAAGCAGAGAAAGCTCCTCCATTCCCTGCTTTTTCAGCCATTTCACTAAAAATGGCCAAAAGGGTCTCTTCAATGCCTATTCTTCTTCTCATTGCAGCTCTAATGGCTGCTTCTAGTTATGTGTCTAAAGCCGCAGCAGACCCAAAAGCCTCTTTCGAAGACAATTTTGATATAATGTGGTCAGAGGATCATTTCACAACATCAACAGATGGGCAGATCTGGCATCTATCACTAGACAATGAAACAG GTTGTGGGttccaaacaaaacaaaagtacAGATTCGGATGGTTCAGTATGAAGCTAAAGTTAGTGGGAGGTGACTCTGCCGGTGTAGTTACAGCTTACTAT ATGTGTACAGAGAATGGAGCAGGGCCAGAGAGAGATGAAGTAGATTTTGAGTTTTTGGGGAACAGAACTGGGCAACCATATCTCATCcaaacaaatatttacaaaaatggaACTGGGAACCGAGAAATGAGGCACGAGCTTTGGTTTGATCCCACTGAGGAGTTCCATACTTATTCAGTCCTTTGGAACAGTCACCAGATCGT GTTCTTTGTGGATAAAATTGCTGTGAGAGTTTTCAAGAACAATGGTAAAGAGAACAATTTTTTCCCAGATTCAAAGCCCATGTACTTGTTCTCAAGCATATGGAATGCTGATGATTGGGCCACAAGAGGTGGGCTTGAGAAAACGGACTGGAAGAAGGCCCCATTCGTTTCGTCTTATAAGGAATTCAGCGTAGATGCATGCCAGTGGGAGGACCCATTCCCTGCTTGTGTGTCCACCACAACAAAAAATTGGTGGGACCAATACCCAGCTTGGCACTTATCCGATTCACAAAAACTCGACTATGCTTGGGTCCAGAGGAATCTTGTTATTTATGATTATTGCAAAGATAAAGAACGTTTCCCAACTTTGCCTGAGGAATGCTCTTTGAGTCCTTGGGATTGA